A DNA window from Vibrio sp. CDRSL-10 TSBA contains the following coding sequences:
- a CDS encoding electron transfer flavoprotein subunit alpha/FixB family protein — MSEFIVRRDRRAEWIMRNRLHPQHDSYITLPTEERGPSGLIRRYPHRVGFIGPNGIKRIDRLNGTNVSAMGARSKGAAQEVELPLHQVANPDFYVLVVPDMAGGRLSSHDRDVLGQAHQLVKQHGGNGAVMAVVLGSHRETQFDTAGADRLLHLEDERFDGYCPELKADVLAQIDGQFAPKHWLFPDSIAGGFELGARLSALIHERPATQAWQVNSEESVCRAAGGRHDIKRKTPRLLLLAEECAAQIDETRHEAQAVEFSADLKLKAQIEDLGPIAVDPQAVPLGEAEFILSAGNGIHDWEQFHKAAEVLGATEGASRVAVDDGFMPRSRQVGATGSWVTARVYVAVGISGAVQHLQGIGGCEKVIAVNTDSGCDMVKRADLSVIVDSNELLAELITLMENYQKEELKDAA, encoded by the coding sequence ATGAGTGAATTTATTGTCCGACGTGACCGTCGTGCAGAATGGATTATGCGCAACCGACTGCATCCCCAGCACGACAGTTACATTACTTTACCGACCGAAGAACGCGGACCTAGCGGCCTTATTCGCCGCTACCCGCACCGGGTAGGATTTATCGGCCCGAATGGCATCAAACGTATTGACCGCCTGAACGGCACTAATGTGTCAGCTATGGGGGCACGCAGCAAAGGCGCTGCTCAAGAAGTTGAGCTGCCACTGCATCAGGTGGCTAACCCGGACTTTTACGTTCTGGTGGTGCCGGATATGGCTGGTGGTCGTCTCTCGAGTCATGACCGTGACGTTCTGGGACAAGCGCACCAGTTGGTGAAACAACATGGTGGCAACGGCGCAGTGATGGCCGTTGTTCTGGGCTCACATCGTGAAACTCAGTTCGATACGGCAGGTGCTGACCGTCTTCTGCATTTGGAAGATGAACGCTTCGATGGTTACTGTCCTGAGCTGAAAGCCGATGTGCTGGCTCAGATTGATGGTCAGTTCGCGCCAAAGCATTGGTTGTTCCCGGACAGCATTGCCGGCGGCTTTGAACTGGGTGCGCGTCTGTCTGCACTGATTCACGAACGTCCCGCTACCCAGGCGTGGCAGGTCAACAGTGAAGAAAGTGTTTGCCGTGCAGCCGGTGGTCGTCACGATATCAAACGTAAAACACCACGCCTTCTGCTCCTGGCTGAAGAGTGTGCGGCTCAAATCGACGAAACGCGTCACGAAGCTCAGGCTGTGGAATTCAGTGCAGATCTTAAGCTCAAGGCGCAAATCGAAGACCTTGGTCCGATCGCGGTCGATCCGCAGGCGGTTCCTCTGGGTGAAGCGGAGTTCATTCTGTCGGCGGGTAACGGTATCCACGATTGGGAGCAGTTCCATAAAGCAGCCGAAGTACTCGGTGCCACTGAAGGTGCCAGCCGTGTGGCGGTCGATGATGGCTTTATGCCACGTAGCCGTCAGGTTGGTGCTACCGGTAGCTGGGTGACTGCACGCGTGTATGTCGCGGTAGGTATCAGCGGTGCGGTACAGCACCTGCAGGGTATCGGTGGCTGTGAAAAGGTGATTGCGGTCAACACAGACTCTGGTTGTGACATGGTCAAACGCGCTGATTTGAGCGTGATTGTCGACAGTAACGAACTGCTGGCAGAACTGATCACGCTGATGGAGAACTACCAAAAGGAGGAGCTGAAGGATGCAGCTTAG
- a CDS encoding SRPBCC family protein — protein sequence MQSDHFIVFRVLPISAQESMVTTKWFVHKDAVEGVDYDPERLRQVWDATNDQDRILGEENQRGINSLSYQPGPYSKTYEFGVIDFLNWYSDRILTNLDGK from the coding sequence ATGCAGAGCGACCACTTCATCGTATTCCGCGTGCTGCCTATCTCTGCTCAGGAATCTATGGTTACTACCAAATGGTTCGTCCATAAAGATGCAGTAGAAGGCGTGGATTACGATCCAGAGCGTCTGCGTCAGGTTTGGGATGCAACCAATGACCAGGACCGTATTCTGGGCGAAGAAAACCAACGCGGTATCAACTCTCTGAGCTACCAGCCAGGCCCTTACTCGAAAACTTACGAGTTCGGTGTTATCGACTTCCTGAACTGGTATTCAGACCGTATCCTGACCAACCTGGATGGCAAATAA
- a CDS encoding aromatic ring-hydroxylating dioxygenase subunit alpha produces MTQNDLLNISYANLDMARTEMTKLLSDRKPDYSLPRPLYNDPFLFRIDVEEIFQKEWLFVGMTSEIPGKGDYFTVEIAQSPVLIVRDADGSVNAFHNSCRHRGSRICTEHRGKVANLVCPYHQWTYNTKGNLLYAGTEMGDDFNIGDHKLRSVHCKTAGGFIFVCLGENAPDSDFDEFLATLDEYMAPYDVENTKLAVESNMYEKANWKLVIENNRECYHCAGSHPELLNTLLEWDDTTDPRASQEFLDYCARMAKEWDDENIPHEHKNFGKRNRLVRMPLKEGTEVMTIDGSQGSAKTLGRIQKPSPWFTAYSAPS; encoded by the coding sequence ATGACACAAAACGACTTATTAAATATCAGCTACGCGAACCTGGACATGGCTCGCACTGAAATGACCAAGCTACTGAGTGACCGTAAACCGGATTACTCACTCCCACGTCCGTTATATAACGACCCGTTCTTGTTCCGTATTGATGTTGAAGAAATCTTCCAAAAAGAGTGGCTGTTTGTCGGTATGACAAGCGAAATTCCAGGAAAAGGCGATTACTTCACCGTTGAAATTGCTCAAAGCCCAGTACTGATTGTGCGTGATGCTGATGGTTCAGTAAACGCCTTCCACAACTCATGTCGTCACCGTGGTTCTCGTATCTGTACAGAACACCGCGGTAAAGTTGCCAACCTGGTATGCCCTTACCACCAGTGGACTTACAACACGAAAGGTAACCTTCTGTACGCAGGTACAGAAATGGGTGACGACTTTAACATCGGCGACCACAAACTGCGTTCCGTACATTGTAAAACCGCAGGCGGCTTCATCTTCGTTTGTCTGGGCGAAAACGCACCAGATTCAGACTTCGATGAATTCCTGGCAACGCTTGACGAATACATGGCTCCTTACGACGTTGAAAACACCAAACTGGCTGTTGAGTCTAACATGTATGAAAAGGCGAACTGGAAGCTGGTTATCGAAAACAACCGCGAGTGTTACCACTGTGCCGGTAGCCACCCTGAGCTTCTGAACACACTGCTGGAATGGGATGACACCACTGACCCGCGTGCTTCTCAGGAATTCCTCGATTACTGTGCCCGCATGGCTAAAGAGTGGGATGACGAAAACATTCCGCACGAGCACAAAAACTTTGGTAAACGTAACCGTCTGGTTCGTATGCCACTGAAAGAAGGCACAGAAGTAATGACCATCGACGGCTCTCAGGGTAGCGCTAAGACTCTGGGCCGCATCCAGAAACCGTCACCTTGGTTCACTGCGTATTCTGCACCTTCCTAA
- a CDS encoding GlxA family transcriptional regulator produces MSVLQNSLRQGYAQKEVGRIGFLLLNNFTMLALASAVEPLRMANQLSGKELYDWYTITEDGEPVSASDGIKITPDASMSSVPKLDTLIVVGGVNITRSFTRRQVNWVQSLARKQLRLGGLCTGPYLLAEAGVLDGYECAAHWECIAALQEAYPRVVCSNHLFVIDRDRMTCTGGSVPLDMMINMIKRDYGHELAASISEMFICDRIRGENDFQRVPLRHVLGTAQPKLVEAITLMEANIEETIELDELAMYVGLSRRQLERLFQKYLQCPPSKYYLKLRLFRARQLLRQTSMSIIDIATACGFVSSPHFSKCYRIHIGISPRAERLGHYDNELNTTLLSAELEDDPTQADLAALAASDLQSSRSLYEAQYEPTYGSVMV; encoded by the coding sequence ATGTCGGTTTTACAAAACTCGCTCAGACAAGGATACGCGCAGAAAGAAGTCGGCCGAATCGGTTTTTTACTGCTGAATAACTTCACTATGCTCGCGCTGGCTTCAGCGGTCGAACCACTGAGAATGGCTAACCAACTGAGTGGCAAAGAGCTGTACGATTGGTACACCATCACGGAAGACGGCGAGCCGGTTTCTGCCAGTGACGGTATCAAGATTACTCCCGATGCATCAATGAGTTCAGTGCCTAAGCTGGATACTTTGATCGTAGTAGGGGGGGTAAACATTACCCGTAGTTTCACACGACGTCAGGTGAACTGGGTGCAATCTCTGGCACGTAAGCAATTGCGTCTGGGTGGCCTGTGTACAGGTCCTTACCTGTTGGCGGAAGCGGGCGTGTTAGATGGATACGAGTGTGCGGCACACTGGGAGTGTATTGCGGCTTTACAGGAAGCCTACCCACGAGTTGTATGCTCAAACCATCTGTTCGTGATTGACCGTGATCGTATGACCTGTACCGGTGGTTCTGTACCGCTGGACATGATGATCAACATGATCAAACGCGACTACGGCCATGAGTTAGCGGCGAGCATTTCTGAAATGTTCATTTGCGACAGAATCCGCGGCGAAAATGACTTCCAGCGTGTACCGCTGCGTCACGTGCTGGGCACGGCTCAGCCAAAGCTGGTCGAAGCGATTACTCTGATGGAAGCGAACATTGAAGAAACCATCGAACTGGATGAACTGGCCATGTACGTCGGTTTGTCGCGTCGTCAGCTGGAGCGCCTGTTCCAGAAATATCTGCAATGCCCGCCTTCAAAATATTACCTGAAGTTGCGCTTGTTCCGAGCGCGTCAGCTACTACGTCAGACCTCGATGTCAATTATCGACATCGCGACCGCATGTGGCTTTGTTTCTTCGCCGCATTTCAGTAAGTGTTATCGTATTCACATCGGCATCTCTCCGCGTGCAGAGCGCTTAGGCCACTACGATAATGAGCTGAATACAACCCTGTTGAGTGCCGAGTTGGAAGACGATCCAACCCAGGCAGATCTAGCCGCTTTGGCAGCGTCAGATCTGCAGTCGTCACGCTCGCTTTATGAGGCACAATATGAACCTACGTACGGGTCTGTAATGGTCTAA
- a CDS encoding hybrid-cluster NAD(P)-dependent oxidoreductase: MTLELEIGGEQIFRSYTISSSPSVPYSFSITVKRVPGGFVSNWIHDNMDVGTELAVHGPVGAFNSIDFPSEKVLLLSGGVGITPLMSMARWAYDTNTDVDVAFVHSARTPRDLIFHRELEFMSSRISNFHLHLICERLESGQNWSGYRGYLDEAKLKMMAPDFMEREVFCCGPTPYMRAVKSMLENLGFDMDRYHEEAFGPTPEAVEEQVVHDAEVAAEEADAILPSDMIEVVFTNSDKCVQIAPGETVHAAAAKAGLTIPKACGMGICGTCKVKKVSGSVEMAHNGGITDEDVEDGYILSCCSIPNDNVVVEY; encoded by the coding sequence GTGACGCTGGAATTAGAGATTGGCGGAGAGCAAATCTTCCGCTCTTATACGATCTCAAGTTCGCCATCCGTACCTTACAGCTTCTCAATCACGGTAAAACGTGTTCCGGGTGGTTTCGTTTCAAACTGGATTCATGACAACATGGATGTGGGCACTGAGCTTGCAGTGCATGGTCCGGTTGGTGCGTTTAACAGTATTGATTTCCCGTCAGAAAAAGTTCTGCTTCTGTCTGGTGGTGTAGGTATTACTCCTTTGATGTCGATGGCTCGCTGGGCTTACGATACCAATACCGATGTTGATGTCGCTTTCGTACACAGTGCACGTACACCGCGTGACCTGATCTTCCATCGTGAACTTGAGTTCATGTCATCCCGTATCTCTAACTTCCATTTGCATTTGATTTGTGAGCGTCTGGAATCCGGCCAAAACTGGTCTGGTTACCGCGGTTATCTTGATGAAGCAAAACTGAAGATGATGGCGCCGGACTTTATGGAGCGAGAAGTGTTCTGTTGTGGTCCGACACCGTACATGAGAGCGGTTAAGAGCATGCTGGAAAACCTTGGCTTTGACATGGATCGTTACCATGAAGAAGCGTTCGGTCCGACTCCTGAGGCAGTCGAGGAGCAGGTTGTTCACGATGCAGAAGTTGCTGCTGAAGAAGCAGATGCCATTCTGCCAAGTGACATGATTGAAGTTGTGTTTACCAACAGCGACAAGTGTGTACAAATTGCCCCGGGTGAAACTGTTCACGCAGCTGCCGCTAAAGCGGGTCTTACTATTCCTAAAGCGTGTGGTATGGGTATCTGTGGTACCTGTAAAGTTAAGAAAGTCAGCGGTAGCGTCGAAATGGCCCACAACGGTGGTATCACCGATGAGGATGTCGAAGACGGATACATCCTGTCTTGCTGTAGTATTCCGAACGACAACGTCGTTGTTGAATACTAA
- a CDS encoding electron transfer flavoprotein subunit beta: protein MQLRTSESLNISTLVSIGAHPDSGRARRAMTDSRAVELAMNLANSKLEVIHAGDPRDPALGYYSGMGLSQIRVLAQESNADAIDTLTEYFTDNMPDILLTGTRAESGESSGLLPFILAQRLQCPVVTGIAEIIKVEDGIAEVLQALPRGQRRALKVTLPFVATVDVAAKAPRQSAFGIARRAEIDVSNSTVNTIDEERISWEETPAKPKAKRMKVVKAKTAADRFKAATAKAASSGGQVMKDQPVSEMAKAVFDLLLEEGVIRQK from the coding sequence ATGCAGCTTAGAACTTCTGAATCATTAAATATCAGCACTCTGGTTTCGATTGGTGCGCATCCTGATTCCGGACGCGCACGTCGGGCGATGACTGACTCGAGAGCTGTTGAGCTGGCGATGAATCTGGCGAACAGCAAACTGGAAGTAATCCATGCTGGTGACCCGCGCGATCCCGCGCTGGGTTACTACAGCGGCATGGGCCTAAGCCAAATCCGCGTACTTGCTCAGGAATCTAACGCTGATGCTATTGATACTCTGACCGAATATTTTACCGACAACATGCCCGACATCCTGTTGACAGGCACTCGCGCTGAAAGCGGTGAATCTTCTGGTTTGTTGCCTTTCATTCTGGCTCAGCGTCTGCAATGTCCGGTCGTGACCGGCATTGCGGAAATCATCAAAGTTGAAGACGGAATCGCGGAAGTGCTGCAGGCACTGCCGCGAGGTCAGCGCCGCGCGCTTAAAGTGACGTTACCTTTTGTTGCAACAGTGGATGTTGCAGCCAAAGCGCCACGACAAAGTGCATTTGGTATTGCCCGTCGTGCAGAAATCGATGTCAGCAACAGCACTGTAAACACGATTGATGAAGAGCGAATCAGTTGGGAGGAAACTCCCGCTAAACCTAAAGCTAAACGAATGAAAGTCGTAAAAGCAAAAACAGCAGCGGACCGTTTTAAAGCGGCGACTGCAAAAGCTGCCTCTTCAGGCGGTCAGGTTATGAAAGATCAGCCTGTCAGTGAAATGGCGAAAGCGGTCTTCGACCTACTGTTAGAAGAAGGCGTTATACGCCAAAAATAA
- a CDS encoding cupin domain-containing protein, with protein MNIFEDIPDKLPEEQFTNLCRGQTMRIERIVSHGHTSPPQGWYDQDADEWVIVLSGHARLEFENGGLQELNPGDYINIPAHVRHRVAYTDPDDVTVWLAVFYLAV; from the coding sequence ATGAACATTTTTGAAGATATTCCCGATAAACTACCTGAAGAGCAATTTACCAATTTATGCCGCGGACAAACTATGCGTATCGAGCGTATTGTTTCTCACGGTCATACTTCCCCCCCGCAAGGTTGGTACGATCAAGATGCAGATGAATGGGTGATCGTCTTGTCCGGGCACGCCAGGCTCGAATTTGAAAATGGTGGTCTTCAGGAGTTGAATCCAGGCGATTACATCAATATTCCGGCACATGTTCGTCATCGGGTTGCCTATACTGACCCCGATGACGTGACAGTATGGCTGGCGGTATTCTATCTGGCCGTCTAG
- a CDS encoding DUF5943 domain-containing protein — translation MSVHAPEMPILVDAETGVWTTDALPMLYVPRHFFVNNHMAIEEELGPDRYAEILYKAGYKSAYYWCEKEAEEHGLVGEEIFAHYMKRLSQRGWGIFTTEELDIAAGVAKVRLDNSAFVYQYGKVNRKVDYMFTGWFAGAMDQIAQSLGYDVKTKAVQTQSAAEEGCDFGMFETTPIA, via the coding sequence ATGAGTGTACATGCACCTGAAATGCCAATCCTGGTAGACGCCGAAACCGGCGTTTGGACCACCGACGCGCTGCCGATGCTATATGTTCCTCGCCACTTCTTTGTCAACAACCACATGGCGATTGAAGAAGAGCTGGGTCCGGACCGCTACGCAGAGATTCTGTATAAAGCAGGTTACAAATCAGCTTACTACTGGTGTGAAAAAGAAGCTGAAGAGCATGGCCTGGTTGGCGAAGAGATCTTCGCTCACTACATGAAACGTTTGTCTCAGCGCGGTTGGGGTATCTTCACTACTGAAGAGCTGGATATCGCCGCAGGTGTTGCAAAAGTTCGTCTCGACAACTCAGCATTCGTATATCAGTACGGCAAAGTGAACCGCAAGGTTGACTACATGTTCACCGGTTGGTTCGCTGGCGCAATGGATCAAATTGCGCAAAGTCTTGGCTACGACGTTAAGACCAAAGCAGTTCAAACTCAGAGTGCAGCGGAAGAAGGCTGTGACTTCGGCATGTTTGAAACAACGCCAATCGCGTAA
- a CDS encoding formate dehydrogenase accessory sulfurtransferase FdhD, with protein MPEKTANSSRRTPSEGIGRVYRQSFDHETGMHIEHDPLAIEEPLQISLQWQDPDSKKLHSEEWSVTMRTPGDDAHLIRGLLYSQQVITHFDQILALELADDEACNAENHWLVTLDHAQAHAMDSQTRRYVSQSSCGVCGVTSMRALSLQREISVDNSIEWLDVATVSAMPETTVCSATFVCNNRRGAWCRLLR; from the coding sequence ATGCCGGAAAAAACTGCCAATTCATCTCGTCGCACACCGTCTGAGGGAATAGGTCGTGTTTATCGCCAGAGTTTCGATCATGAAACCGGAATGCACATCGAACACGATCCACTTGCCATCGAAGAACCATTGCAGATCAGTTTGCAGTGGCAGGATCCTGACTCGAAAAAACTGCATAGTGAAGAGTGGAGTGTCACTATGCGCACGCCGGGTGATGACGCTCATTTAATCCGTGGTCTGCTGTACTCACAGCAGGTGATTACGCATTTCGATCAGATTTTGGCGCTCGAGCTGGCCGATGATGAGGCGTGTAATGCTGAAAATCACTGGTTAGTGACGTTGGATCATGCTCAGGCTCACGCGATGGATAGTCAGACCCGGCGTTATGTCAGCCAGTCGAGTTGTGGAGTTTGCGGTGTCACTTCAATGCGGGCGCTCAGTCTGCAAAGAGAAATCAGCGTAGACAACAGCATTGAATGGCTTGATGTTGCCACGGTGAGCGCCATGCCGGAAACTACTGTCTGCTCAGCAACCTTTGTTTGCAACAACAGGCGCGGTGCATGGTGCCGGCTACTTCGCTGA
- a CDS encoding dipeptidase translates to MNAKELHDDAIVIDGLVIAKWDRELFEDMRKGGLTAANCTVSVWEGFQNTVNNIVEMNNLIEANSDIVTKVKTTSDIRRAKQEGKTGIMMGFQNAHAFEDQLGYVQVFKDLGVGVVQMCYNTQNLVGTGCYERDGGLSGFGHEIVAEMNRVGIMCDLSHVGEKTSREVIEASKKPVCYSHCLPSGLKDHPRNKSDEELKFIADHGGFVGVTMFAPFLKNGINSTIEDYVEAIDYIFNLVGEDQIGIGTDFTQGHGQPFFEWLTHDKGYARRLTNFGKIINPEGIRTLGEFPNLTDALLRHGFSETQVRKIMGENWLRVLGDVWGE, encoded by the coding sequence ATGAACGCAAAGGAACTGCATGATGACGCTATCGTCATTGACGGACTCGTGATTGCTAAATGGGATCGCGAGCTTTTTGAAGATATGCGCAAAGGCGGACTGACCGCTGCTAACTGCACGGTCTCAGTGTGGGAAGGTTTCCAGAACACTGTAAATAACATCGTTGAAATGAACAATCTGATCGAAGCGAACAGTGACATCGTGACGAAAGTGAAAACGACCAGCGATATCCGCCGTGCAAAGCAGGAAGGTAAAACCGGCATCATGATGGGGTTCCAGAACGCACATGCGTTCGAAGACCAATTAGGCTATGTACAAGTATTTAAAGACCTTGGCGTCGGTGTGGTACAGATGTGTTACAACACCCAGAACCTGGTCGGTACCGGTTGTTACGAGCGCGATGGCGGTCTGTCTGGCTTTGGCCATGAGATCGTAGCAGAGATGAACCGCGTCGGCATCATGTGTGACCTGTCACACGTCGGTGAAAAAACGTCACGTGAAGTGATTGAAGCGTCGAAAAAACCAGTTTGTTACTCACACTGTCTGCCAAGCGGACTGAAAGATCACCCACGCAACAAATCCGATGAAGAGCTGAAATTCATTGCCGATCACGGCGGTTTTGTCGGTGTCACTATGTTTGCACCGTTCCTGAAGAACGGCATCAACTCAACGATCGAAGATTACGTCGAAGCAATCGACTACATATTTAATTTGGTTGGCGAAGACCAAATCGGTATCGGGACCGATTTTACTCAAGGTCATGGCCAGCCGTTTTTTGAATGGCTTACTCACGATAAAGGCTATGCACGCCGGTTGACGAACTTTGGCAAGATCATCAACCCGGAAGGCATCCGTACGTTGGGTGAGTTCCCTAACCTGACAGATGCGCTGTTACGACACGGCTTCTCTGAAACTCAGGTTCGTAAAATCATGGGCGAGAACTGGCTTCGCGTCTTAGGTGACGTGTGGGGCGAATAA
- a CDS encoding formate dehydrogenase accessory sulfurtransferase FdhD, translated as MFATTGAVHGAGYFADGKLIAVAEDVGRHNAVDKLIGRLMHQQLLHPQGILVLSGRVSFELMQKAAIAGIAVVVAVGAPSRLAVDMARQFDMTLIGFTKRHRFNIYYGHTRLRSVK; from the coding sequence TTGTTTGCAACAACAGGCGCGGTGCATGGTGCCGGCTACTTCGCTGACGGTAAGCTGATTGCTGTCGCTGAAGATGTCGGCAGACATAACGCGGTCGATAAACTGATCGGCAGACTGATGCATCAACAGCTGTTGCATCCGCAGGGGATTCTGGTTTTGAGTGGTCGGGTCAGCTTTGAACTTATGCAGAAAGCTGCCATAGCGGGCATCGCTGTGGTAGTGGCAGTTGGTGCACCGTCACGTTTAGCGGTTGATATGGCGCGCCAATTTGATATGACACTTATCGGCTTTACCAAACGCCACCGGTTTAATATTTACTACGGGCATACCCGGTTGCGGTCAGTGAAATAG
- a CDS encoding Cache 3/Cache 2 fusion domain-containing protein produces MSINRKFILSITVLICLIALVLVGYEIQTSINQVNEQANRQKEQAIQETTRLLNTTNDIMMQRVESSMKLLKQRSELLGPAQLQGQEAVAGQSAPVLYFGDTKQSNNYGLVDSLTDIMGGTATLFARSGNDFIRVSTNVKKDNQRAVGTLLSRNGKAMAAISSGQSYYGMVDILGHPYISAYEPIIENNQTLGIWYVGYPANMSIVTDSIAQSRILNQGFVALYDGTGQLRMHSDNLSDAQIKAALDQPDDWLITRSDYTPWHYQIVTAYPKAEISAMIWKISIQGAATVLVISLVMIGFITLLVRRIIGKPLAVYVDAIHNLADGEGDLTQRFDQRGNDELATMAKGFNKLLDRIHTTIKQSKSAAEAVNQSAAQLMAIATQSYAASEAQNKDTEQVAAASHEMSLSAQDIAKNTTNAEHNANQANQDVSRVGETLTQTINSIQHQADTIQKSTAVVGELVNASHSIGNVLGVINDIADQTNLLALNAAIEAARAGEQGRGFAVVADEVRLLASRNPEINRRDPGDGRAFADQR; encoded by the coding sequence ATGAGCATTAACCGCAAATTCATTTTGAGCATTACCGTTTTAATATGCTTGATTGCTTTGGTTTTGGTTGGTTATGAAATCCAAACCAGCATTAACCAGGTTAACGAACAGGCCAATCGACAAAAAGAGCAAGCCATTCAGGAAACGACTCGCCTGCTGAATACCACCAATGACATCATGATGCAGCGAGTCGAAAGCAGCATGAAGCTACTCAAACAGCGCAGCGAACTGTTGGGTCCGGCACAATTGCAAGGACAAGAGGCCGTCGCAGGACAAAGTGCACCGGTGCTCTACTTTGGTGACACTAAACAGTCGAACAATTATGGCCTTGTCGACAGTCTTACTGACATTATGGGCGGGACAGCAACGCTGTTTGCGCGTAGTGGTAACGACTTTATTCGTGTGTCCACCAACGTCAAAAAAGACAATCAACGCGCGGTAGGTACTTTACTGTCACGCAACGGTAAAGCAATGGCGGCGATCAGCAGCGGTCAAAGCTATTACGGTATGGTCGATATCCTCGGGCACCCGTATATTTCCGCCTACGAGCCAATCATTGAGAACAACCAGACCCTTGGCATCTGGTATGTGGGATATCCGGCTAATATGAGTATTGTCACTGACTCCATTGCACAGTCGCGCATCCTGAATCAGGGATTCGTGGCTTTATACGATGGTACTGGTCAGTTGCGTATGCACTCTGACAATCTCAGTGACGCCCAAATCAAAGCGGCGCTCGACCAGCCTGATGATTGGTTGATCACGCGTTCAGACTATACGCCATGGCACTATCAGATCGTAACGGCTTACCCGAAAGCTGAAATTTCAGCCATGATCTGGAAGATTTCAATCCAGGGTGCCGCGACGGTATTGGTGATCAGTTTAGTCATGATAGGTTTTATTACTCTGCTGGTACGACGTATCATCGGTAAACCTTTAGCCGTTTATGTCGATGCGATTCATAACCTGGCGGATGGTGAGGGTGATCTCACACAACGCTTCGACCAACGTGGCAATGATGAACTCGCGACTATGGCTAAAGGGTTCAATAAGTTGTTGGATCGCATCCATACAACAATCAAACAGTCGAAAAGTGCCGCAGAAGCTGTCAATCAGTCTGCCGCTCAGCTGATGGCTATCGCAACGCAATCTTATGCGGCTTCAGAAGCGCAGAATAAGGACACAGAACAAGTTGCTGCAGCATCCCATGAAATGAGCCTTTCAGCGCAAGATATCGCTAAAAATACTACCAATGCTGAACACAACGCCAACCAGGCGAATCAAGATGTGAGTCGCGTCGGTGAGACTCTGACTCAGACCATAAATAGCATCCAGCATCAGGCCGATACCATTCAAAAATCCACTGCTGTGGTAGGAGAACTGGTTAATGCGAGCCACAGCATTGGCAACGTGCTGGGTGTGATTAATGACATCGCTGACCAAACTAACCTGCTGGCGCTGAATGCTGCTATTGAAGCAGCTCGGGCCGGCGAGCAGGGGCGCGGCTTTGCCGTTGTCGCTGATGAAGTCCGATTACTGGCCAGCAGAAACCCAGAAATCAACAGAAGAGATCCGGGCGATGGTCGAGCGTTTGCAGACCAGCGGTGA